The following proteins are co-located in the Corynebacterium aquilae DSM 44791 genome:
- a CDS encoding GNAT family N-acetyltransferase — protein MRIIPLELPTNGQHPTALLHSLVMCEGLAIQQYTGVDDLSRSLEQTFGGLANAVGCHIAIYAAFDDESCPTNTTSLPLGITNPAEDPTENTYPLGWIELWTSTEEGAQTTDITLTLNDTLLPLPGQPLNDTAEKVCDALLKTAETHGKPVLQTTLYYPADGDPRDNVIADYLAQHGFSIGITEHISYLPVPSQPLPVNLPDGYALRTFPNIIGDDPTLIDSQLRLFNLVEKEVPSGEMTVDEEHWTFETLQQLHQANIDADRNNHCVLVTDASGAVAFSVFGQSSGARPHVGAQGVTLVDPAYRHKGIGTALKNAVMNHCREVLPNVTRLYTSNAIINDGMLLINQRLGMTTVASSAGWTRRA, from the coding sequence ATGCGCATCATCCCGCTCGAGCTGCCCACCAACGGCCAACACCCCACCGCACTACTCCACAGCCTCGTCATGTGCGAGGGACTCGCCATCCAGCAATACACCGGTGTGGACGACCTCTCCCGATCACTCGAGCAAACCTTCGGCGGCCTAGCCAACGCCGTCGGCTGCCACATCGCCATCTACGCCGCCTTCGACGACGAATCCTGCCCCACCAACACCACCAGCCTCCCCCTGGGCATCACCAACCCCGCCGAAGACCCCACCGAAAACACCTATCCGCTGGGCTGGATCGAACTATGGACTAGTACCGAAGAAGGCGCCCAAACCACCGACATCACCCTCACCCTCAACGACACCCTGCTGCCGCTGCCCGGGCAACCCTTAAACGACACCGCCGAAAAAGTCTGCGATGCCCTGCTCAAAACCGCAGAAACCCACGGCAAGCCGGTCCTCCAAACCACTCTGTACTACCCGGCCGACGGCGACCCCCGCGACAACGTCATCGCCGACTACCTTGCCCAACACGGATTTAGCATCGGCATCACCGAACATATCTCCTATCTGCCGGTGCCAAGCCAACCACTGCCCGTCAACCTCCCCGACGGCTACGCCCTGCGCACCTTCCCCAACATCATCGGCGACGACCCCACCCTCATCGACAGTCAACTGCGCCTGTTCAACCTAGTCGAAAAGGAAGTCCCCTCCGGGGAGATGACCGTCGACGAAGAACACTGGACCTTCGAGACCCTGCAACAACTCCACCAAGCAAACATCGACGCCGACAGGAACAACCACTGCGTGCTGGTCACCGACGCAAGTGGCGCGGTCGCCTTTAGCGTGTTCGGGCAAAGCTCCGGCGCCCGCCCCCACGTCGGCGCCCAAGGCGTAACCCTCGTCGACCCCGCCTACCGCCACAAAGGCATCGGCACCGCCCTCAAAAATGCGGTGATGAACCACTGCCGCGAAGTACTACCCAACGTCACCCGGCTCTACACCAGCAACGCCATCATCAACGACGGCATGCTGCTCATCAATCAACGCCTAGGCATGACCACGGTTGCATCCTCCGCCGGATGGACCCGCCGGGCATAA
- a CDS encoding glutamate-5-semialdehyde dehydrogenase: protein MIAQGLTGDDDVRARQREEVLAKARAARCVRGRVAQATTTQKNALLRAAAVALEARAEEILSANEQDLRRGAAAGMSESLQDRLRLTPERIAGIASGLNQVADLPDPVGEVLGGRRLANGLRLTQVRVPLGVMGMVYEARPNVTVDAFGLALKSGNVALLRGSKSAESSNQALVAILQDVAVEHGFPAEIVQLLPCQTHDSVQDLITARGLVDVVIPRGGAGLIEAVVTGATVPAIETGTGNCHFYIDASCATEAQLEQAIEMLVNGKARRPSVCNATETALLDASLPVASQQRVVDALVGAGVRLHGDVDNLSHLVIDGLIPAESTDWEEEYLSMDIAIKIVDGVEAACEHIARYSSGHTDAIAAHDTDTCDYFVDQVDSAAVNVNASTAFTDGEQYGMGAEIGISTQKLHARGPMGLPELTTSKWIVRGQGHTRP, encoded by the coding sequence ATGATTGCTCAAGGTTTAACCGGTGATGATGATGTGCGTGCCCGCCAGCGCGAGGAAGTGTTAGCGAAGGCGCGTGCCGCGCGTTGTGTGCGGGGCCGGGTGGCGCAGGCGACGACGACGCAGAAAAATGCGTTGCTGCGGGCGGCTGCGGTGGCGCTTGAAGCGCGGGCGGAGGAGATTTTGTCCGCTAATGAGCAGGATCTGCGCCGCGGTGCTGCCGCGGGGATGAGTGAGTCTTTGCAGGATCGTTTGCGGTTGACGCCGGAGCGGATTGCGGGGATTGCGAGCGGGTTGAATCAGGTTGCGGATTTGCCTGACCCGGTGGGGGAGGTGTTGGGTGGTCGCCGCCTGGCTAATGGTTTGCGATTGACGCAGGTGCGGGTGCCGTTGGGGGTGATGGGCATGGTGTATGAGGCGCGCCCCAATGTCACCGTTGATGCTTTTGGGTTGGCGTTGAAGTCGGGCAACGTGGCGCTGCTGCGCGGATCGAAGTCTGCAGAGTCTTCCAACCAGGCGTTGGTGGCAATTCTGCAGGATGTTGCGGTTGAGCACGGTTTTCCCGCAGAGATTGTGCAGCTGCTGCCGTGCCAGACCCACGATTCTGTTCAGGACTTGATCACGGCCCGGGGGCTGGTGGATGTGGTGATTCCGCGTGGTGGCGCGGGGTTGATTGAGGCGGTGGTCACCGGTGCGACGGTTCCCGCGATCGAAACCGGCACCGGAAACTGCCACTTCTATATTGATGCGTCCTGTGCCACCGAGGCACAGCTTGAGCAAGCAATTGAGATGCTGGTCAACGGCAAGGCCCGCCGGCCGAGCGTGTGTAACGCGACCGAAACTGCTTTGCTCGACGCGTCGCTGCCGGTGGCAAGCCAGCAGCGGGTCGTTGACGCCTTGGTTGGTGCAGGTGTGCGCCTTCACGGGGACGTGGACAACCTCAGTCACCTGGTCATCGATGGGTTGATTCCTGCGGAATCGACCGACTGGGAAGAGGAGTACTTGTCCATGGACATTGCCATCAAGATTGTCGATGGTGTTGAAGCGGCCTGCGAGCACATCGCCCGCTACTCATCCGGGCATACCGACGCAATTGCCGCACACGATACTGACACGTGTGATTACTTCGTCGACCAGGTGGATTCGGCGGCCGTCAATGTCAATGCCTCCACCGCGTTTACCGATGGTGAGCAGTACGGCATGGGTGCGGAGATCGGCATTTCTACGCAGAAGCTGCATGCCCGCGGGCCTATGGGGTTGCCGGAGCTGACCACGTCGAAGTGGATTGTGCGGGGGCAGGGGCATACTCGCCCCTAG
- a CDS encoding PD-(D/E)XK nuclease family protein, with translation MGRFQPLIDAITAAKKNNPLQAIHVLCMPGARDDIITALAAHTPMAGVSVSALSTYVNERSRRPIASRMFIAHHIARLLATDNDASHAFFQAGIADSPATWLSLVDIVERVLLIPTEYRHRTNGQRLPHHVDQLATLVATAAHTHGLITGAEAWEAAAQNPANAHRFAVDILPQTITERDFLRRATDLTHLDTLGPATSDITVVSTAEERDEAAAAVDAVRRALLAGIPPHRIALAYTDDALLAYLRMEAADTPLAGPTLGSRLSEPLIRAFHALTSLDPTHIDTNLLVEALNTNTITTRGGSPNPATLERIARTHPRSLPPVSTDTDDTTATALRWATAVIDDIRRIHAAETFTSLADALTHLVRTHLTPTHAPTNTDPTHASYALINNVIAQLRTLPGALGPQGVAGALELVTQSLSIPREPTTQGPTLGPLPHVLGRDLDLLVIAGTSSTTLPQAVKEHSAITFAQLDTDTAKEVQHQKDLLETALQTASRVLATTRRTSITGGTYRPSRWLPDPQPATATTHRGAAYRWRHHTGADYNLREDAHAIYSTRVISQNLAPTDSIDSDIDAQARRARALHHARTTGEHTGDGREYNGFVGPLQRMLSEQAQFSASALENYANFPYEFFLTHECRAFMPDSPFDPEGINPRDRGTWMHAIVQNFTNQLWEIHPESTAPFAFDPATRRILVQPAAPYRAQPNTTPADGMLDLGLNTPAQAGARILNVQEFAELEQHLGQDALGSWTLETIPPDRQRARELLSATVQAELQQHADMLDALQPAARSHIEDFLRTTAAAWFDHEFSNYAEGWVPLASELNFGTYSDGRAHTGFENARITTDQHDIRIRGSIDRIEFNTHDRSIRLVDYKSGRAPSRTDNTIRLQLPFYGEAFRLTGQLTAPAPGLKTAWRLSCDLTGVKNHPDLKGRYLYLRSLSEDPCVDADLSTATRAEFHRTVNALLNGMAAGYAPPRPHSDGSNFMRFLDDLEVRLGYASYDQQAHALAADSPVDAFATDNPTFTTDSTDPADR, from the coding sequence ATGGGACGTTTTCAGCCACTCATCGACGCCATCACCGCCGCCAAGAAAAACAACCCCCTGCAGGCAATCCACGTACTGTGCATGCCCGGCGCGCGCGACGACATCATCACCGCCCTCGCCGCGCACACCCCCATGGCAGGCGTCAGCGTCTCCGCGCTATCAACCTACGTCAACGAGCGCAGCCGGCGGCCCATCGCCTCCCGCATGTTCATCGCCCACCACATCGCCCGCCTCTTGGCCACCGACAACGACGCCAGCCACGCATTTTTCCAGGCAGGCATCGCCGACAGCCCCGCCACCTGGCTCTCCCTCGTCGACATCGTCGAACGCGTCCTGCTGATCCCCACCGAATACCGCCACCGCACCAACGGCCAACGGCTGCCCCACCACGTCGACCAGCTCGCCACCCTCGTCGCCACAGCCGCCCACACCCACGGGCTTATCACCGGCGCCGAAGCCTGGGAAGCCGCCGCCCAGAACCCGGCTAACGCGCACCGCTTCGCCGTGGACATCCTCCCCCAAACCATCACCGAACGTGACTTCCTTCGCCGCGCCACCGACCTCACCCACCTAGACACCCTTGGGCCTGCCACCTCTGATATCACCGTGGTGTCCACCGCCGAAGAACGCGACGAAGCAGCAGCAGCCGTCGACGCCGTCCGCCGCGCCCTGCTGGCAGGCATCCCACCGCACCGCATCGCGCTGGCCTACACCGACGATGCCCTCCTGGCCTACCTGCGCATGGAAGCCGCCGACACCCCCCTTGCCGGCCCCACCCTCGGCAGCCGGCTCAGCGAACCCCTCATCCGCGCCTTCCACGCGCTAACCAGCCTCGACCCCACCCACATCGACACCAACCTGCTCGTCGAAGCGCTCAACACCAACACCATCACCACCCGCGGCGGCAGCCCCAACCCAGCCACCCTCGAACGCATCGCCCGCACCCACCCCCGCAGCCTGCCACCGGTGAGCACAGACACCGACGACACCACCGCCACAGCCCTGCGCTGGGCGACAGCCGTCATCGACGACATCCGCCGCATTCACGCCGCAGAGACCTTCACTAGCCTCGCCGACGCCCTGACCCATCTGGTCCGCACCCACCTCACCCCCACCCACGCGCCCACCAACACCGACCCCACCCACGCCTCCTACGCCCTCATCAACAACGTCATCGCGCAACTGCGCACCCTGCCCGGTGCCCTGGGCCCACAGGGAGTAGCCGGCGCCCTCGAACTGGTCACCCAATCCCTCTCCATCCCCCGCGAACCCACCACCCAAGGACCCACCCTGGGCCCACTACCCCACGTGCTCGGCCGCGACCTCGACCTGCTCGTCATCGCAGGCACCTCCTCGACCACCCTGCCCCAAGCCGTCAAAGAACACTCCGCCATCACCTTCGCCCAACTCGACACCGACACCGCCAAGGAAGTCCAACACCAAAAAGACCTCCTAGAAACAGCACTACAAACCGCCAGCCGCGTCCTGGCCACCACCCGCCGCACCAGCATCACCGGCGGCACCTACCGGCCCTCCCGCTGGCTGCCCGACCCACAACCCGCCACCGCCACCACCCACCGGGGAGCCGCCTACCGCTGGCGCCACCACACCGGGGCCGACTACAACCTGCGCGAAGACGCCCACGCCATCTACTCCACCCGCGTCATCTCCCAAAACCTCGCCCCCACAGACAGCATCGACAGCGACATCGACGCCCAAGCCCGGCGCGCCCGCGCCCTCCACCACGCCCGCACCACCGGCGAACACACCGGGGACGGCCGCGAATACAACGGCTTCGTCGGCCCCCTGCAACGCATGCTCAGCGAGCAGGCCCAATTCAGCGCCTCAGCGCTGGAAAACTACGCCAACTTCCCCTACGAATTCTTCCTCACCCACGAATGCCGGGCCTTTATGCCGGACTCCCCCTTCGACCCGGAAGGCATCAACCCCCGCGACCGCGGCACCTGGATGCACGCCATCGTGCAAAACTTCACCAACCAGCTGTGGGAGATCCACCCGGAGTCCACCGCCCCCTTCGCCTTCGACCCCGCCACCCGCCGCATCCTCGTCCAACCCGCCGCCCCCTACCGCGCACAGCCCAACACCACCCCCGCAGACGGCATGCTCGACCTCGGATTAAACACCCCAGCCCAGGCGGGGGCCCGCATCCTGAACGTGCAGGAATTCGCCGAACTCGAACAACACCTCGGCCAGGACGCGCTGGGATCCTGGACGCTGGAAACCATCCCACCCGACCGGCAGCGCGCCCGGGAGCTCCTTTCCGCCACCGTGCAAGCCGAACTGCAGCAGCACGCCGACATGCTCGACGCGCTTCAGCCCGCGGCCCGCAGCCACATCGAAGACTTCCTCCGCACCACCGCCGCCGCCTGGTTCGACCACGAATTTTCCAACTACGCCGAAGGGTGGGTGCCCCTAGCCAGCGAGCTGAACTTCGGCACCTACAGCGACGGGCGCGCCCACACCGGCTTTGAAAACGCCCGCATCACCACCGACCAGCACGACATCCGCATCCGCGGATCCATCGACCGCATCGAATTCAACACCCACGACCGCTCCATCCGGCTCGTCGACTACAAATCCGGGCGCGCCCCATCACGCACAGACAACACCATCCGCCTCCAGCTGCCTTTCTACGGCGAAGCTTTCCGCCTCACCGGCCAGCTCACCGCCCCCGCCCCCGGGCTGAAAACCGCCTGGAGACTGTCCTGCGATCTCACCGGGGTCAAAAACCACCCCGACCTAAAAGGCCGCTACCTGTACCTGCGTTCACTATCCGAAGATCCCTGCGTCGATGCGGATCTTTCCACCGCCACCCGCGCCGAATTCCACCGCACTGTTAACGCGCTGCTCAACGGGATGGCCGCCGGATACGCTCCCCCACGCCCGCACAGCGACGGATCCAACTTCATGCGTTTCCTCGACGACCTGGAAGTCCGCCTCGGCTATGCCAGCTACGACCAGCAAGCCCACGCTCTGGCGGCCGACAGCCCCGTAGACGCCTTCGCCACGGATAATCCCACTTTCACCACCGACAGCACCGACCCCGCCGACCGCTGA
- a CDS encoding UvrD-helicase domain-containing protein, whose amino-acid sequence MTTSAPTLSDHSARDSITHETDTTLFVEAGAGSGKTHHLVERLITLIVDDGVPIEAIAAITFTNKAADELTDRLHRALSSIAADGQLVSPHADQPRTFSDPQQARARARRAVENLPGAAIETLHAFCQRILTRYPLEAHIPPTFTVADGFQPRPGLSVIDTLIHHATEARTDEHGSTIYDDSGEVCYAHNENIDTALRFLLGQGVSPRALKKFENFLAERWSELAHLTPSREPEPTPFTDEFLQQRIGALRVLAEAKKDPTVTDPLNDVIVSLTEFLNHALSLNVASRATLAWPKPSGLKKLGTAAQWNGITKVRQGISEQIDLISQRAAGFQRQALAVLRDELITQVPQAARDRITRGDLQYHDLLFLVDDMLQRDASVAAALHQQYQRILIDEFQDTDPVQLRIATAITKDPHSQQPVAGSLFTVGDPKQAIYRFRDADIDTYLAARTELGANTKTLSTNFRSAPAVLDWVNEFFDHWLHTINTSTTNPDSPAPQVEFQPLNPRPGASNDGYGAWAIVAKTPGTAAQTNSRGTIVGCPDVAPSGGSGAAHLTIAHTIRALATGDVSAFAGLPEVEPCPLDDIVVLVAAHQKARDLMRLLGSLNIPYQSEGSTLAYAGAEVEALHCVLYAIAHPDNAFGIAASLRSPLFGISDTQLAEYSYAHPDFPFTTPPPDEDHSLVADALRTLTRLRQDTRGMDTGEIVSFVTRELQVRAVACAMENYADDALRRIDFVLAQARAFADNTQGSLRSYLQWVDSIHNPDVSVPVETTESARTGCVTIMTIHAAKGREFPVVILDGLSDQENSNPQHTAGFSPDRTRIDFKVGGCETSGYADWLDSEKQARTAELARLFYVGATRAKKMLFVPIIPRLTTKAVTSELTGEEIRVAYSNSKGATLFRYLQEHDSLARCACDISLPEPLDLDEAARQPFPEDVYERIDAANSTIATVTAAAPRRRGVTSLVHGEDTTLEPLAGFAELPSLPGANRPEHGTDYGTALHLAMERISVAEVDKDLQASIAAAIADTAVALNPKQHEALTQDVRMLLMDPHVRAALKAPNHRELPVLGTLADGTVVDGVIDLLYRESDGWVIADYKTDAGVSDRTRLEYFHQLKTYADLISRTLGEPVKRLELLFLREQHVQIQTLSV is encoded by the coding sequence ATGACGACTTCCGCGCCGACCCTGAGCGACCACAGCGCCCGCGACAGCATCACCCACGAAACCGACACCACCTTGTTCGTCGAAGCGGGTGCCGGCTCGGGCAAAACCCACCACCTCGTCGAGCGACTCATCACCCTCATCGTCGACGACGGCGTCCCCATCGAAGCCATCGCGGCAATCACCTTCACCAACAAAGCAGCCGACGAGCTAACCGACCGGCTGCACCGCGCGCTCAGCTCCATTGCCGCCGACGGCCAACTGGTCTCCCCGCACGCCGACCAGCCCCGAACCTTTTCAGATCCGCAGCAAGCCCGCGCTCGGGCCCGCCGCGCGGTAGAAAACCTGCCCGGCGCCGCCATCGAAACCCTGCACGCCTTCTGCCAGCGCATCCTGACCCGGTACCCGCTGGAAGCCCATATCCCGCCGACGTTTACCGTCGCCGACGGATTCCAGCCCCGCCCAGGGCTCAGCGTCATCGACACCCTGATTCACCACGCCACCGAAGCACGCACCGACGAGCACGGCTCCACCATCTACGACGACTCCGGCGAGGTGTGCTACGCCCACAATGAGAACATCGACACCGCCTTACGTTTCCTGCTGGGCCAAGGGGTCAGCCCGCGGGCGCTGAAAAAATTCGAAAACTTTCTCGCCGAACGCTGGAGCGAACTCGCCCACCTCACCCCCAGCCGCGAACCCGAACCCACCCCATTTACAGACGAGTTCCTCCAACAGCGCATTGGTGCGCTGCGGGTGCTAGCGGAGGCGAAAAAGGATCCCACCGTCACTGACCCACTCAACGACGTCATCGTCTCCCTGACAGAATTCCTCAACCACGCCCTGTCGCTCAATGTGGCCTCCCGCGCCACGCTCGCCTGGCCGAAACCCAGCGGCCTAAAAAAGCTCGGCACCGCAGCCCAATGGAACGGCATCACCAAAGTCCGCCAGGGCATCAGCGAACAAATTGACCTCATCTCGCAACGGGCAGCCGGTTTTCAACGCCAAGCCCTCGCAGTGCTGCGCGACGAACTGATCACCCAGGTCCCCCAGGCCGCCCGCGACCGAATCACCCGCGGCGACCTGCAGTACCACGACCTGCTGTTCCTCGTCGATGACATGCTGCAGCGCGATGCAAGCGTGGCCGCCGCACTCCACCAGCAATACCAACGCATCCTCATCGACGAATTTCAAGACACCGACCCGGTGCAGCTGCGCATCGCCACAGCCATCACCAAAGACCCGCACTCCCAGCAGCCCGTGGCGGGAAGCCTGTTTACCGTCGGCGACCCCAAACAGGCCATCTACCGTTTCCGTGACGCCGACATCGACACCTACCTGGCGGCGCGGACCGAACTCGGCGCCAACACCAAAACCTTAAGCACCAACTTCCGTTCCGCCCCGGCGGTACTGGACTGGGTCAATGAATTCTTCGACCACTGGCTGCACACCATCAACACCTCCACCACAAACCCCGACTCCCCGGCCCCACAGGTCGAATTCCAGCCCTTAAACCCCCGGCCCGGAGCCAGCAACGACGGCTACGGCGCCTGGGCCATCGTGGCGAAAACCCCCGGCACGGCCGCCCAGACCAACAGCCGCGGCACCATTGTCGGGTGCCCCGACGTGGCCCCATCCGGGGGCTCCGGGGCCGCCCACCTGACCATCGCCCACACCATCCGGGCGCTGGCCACCGGGGACGTCTCCGCGTTTGCCGGCCTACCGGAAGTTGAACCCTGCCCCCTCGACGACATCGTGGTACTCGTCGCGGCCCACCAAAAAGCGCGCGACCTGATGCGCCTGCTGGGTTCGCTCAACATCCCCTACCAGTCCGAAGGCTCCACCCTGGCCTACGCCGGCGCTGAAGTCGAGGCCTTGCACTGTGTCCTCTACGCCATCGCCCACCCCGACAACGCCTTCGGCATCGCCGCCAGCCTGCGCAGCCCACTATTCGGCATCAGCGATACCCAACTCGCCGAGTACTCCTACGCCCACCCCGATTTCCCCTTCACCACCCCACCCCCGGATGAAGATCACAGCCTGGTGGCTGATGCGCTGCGCACCCTGACGCGGCTGCGTCAGGACACCCGCGGGATGGATACCGGAGAAATCGTCAGTTTCGTAACCCGCGAACTTCAGGTGCGTGCCGTGGCCTGCGCCATGGAAAACTACGCCGACGACGCGCTACGCCGCATCGATTTTGTGCTCGCCCAGGCCCGGGCTTTTGCCGACAACACCCAAGGCTCCCTCCGTAGCTACCTGCAGTGGGTGGACTCTATTCACAACCCGGATGTCTCAGTGCCGGTCGAAACCACCGAGTCGGCGCGCACCGGGTGCGTGACCATCATGACCATCCACGCCGCCAAGGGGCGGGAATTCCCCGTCGTCATCCTGGACGGGCTCAGCGACCAGGAAAACTCCAACCCGCAACACACCGCAGGGTTTTCCCCAGATCGCACCCGCATCGATTTCAAGGTTGGTGGGTGCGAAACCTCCGGCTACGCCGACTGGCTCGACAGCGAAAAACAGGCCCGCACCGCAGAGCTGGCGCGCCTGTTCTATGTGGGTGCCACCCGCGCCAAAAAGATGCTGTTCGTACCGATCATTCCGCGGCTGACCACCAAGGCCGTGACCAGTGAGCTGACCGGGGAGGAAATCCGGGTGGCCTACAGCAACTCCAAAGGCGCCACGCTTTTCCGCTACCTGCAAGAACACGACTCCCTGGCGCGGTGCGCCTGCGATATTTCCCTGCCCGAACCGTTGGATCTCGACGAGGCTGCGCGCCAGCCGTTCCCGGAGGACGTCTATGAGCGCATCGACGCCGCCAACAGCACCATCGCCACCGTGACTGCTGCGGCCCCGCGCCGACGCGGGGTGACCTCCTTGGTGCACGGCGAGGACACCACGCTGGAGCCACTGGCCGGTTTCGCCGAGCTACCCTCGCTGCCCGGCGCCAATCGCCCCGAGCACGGCACCGACTACGGCACGGCCCTCCACCTGGCGATGGAACGCATTTCTGTGGCTGAAGTCGATAAGGATCTTCAGGCCAGCATCGCCGCCGCCATCGCCGATACCGCGGTGGCGCTGAACCCGAAGCAACACGAAGCGTTGACACAAGACGTCCGCATGCTGCTGATGGATCCACACGTGCGGGCAGCGCTTAAGGCCCCGAATCATCGAGAATTGCCGGTGTTGGGCACCCTGGCCGACGGCACCGTGGTCGATGGTGTGATCGACCTGTTGTATCGAGAAAGCGACGGGTGGGTCATCGCTGACTACAAGACCGACGCCGGGGTATCTGACCGCACTCGGCTGGAGTACTTCCACCAGCTCAAAACCTATGCGGATCTGATCAGCCGTACGCTAGGCGAGCCCGTCAAGCGCCTGGAATTGCTGTTCTTGCGGGAGCAGCACGTGCAGATTCAGACACTGAGCGTGTAA
- the proB gene encoding glutamate 5-kinase, whose protein sequence is MRARIARAKKIVVKIGSSSLTGDDFWIQPDRIDAFVDALQARMGRGSDVLVVSSGAVAAGMAPLGMKARPQDLANKQATAAVGQVFLANEWGRSFARYDKVIGQVLLTAADAGNRTRARNAQRTIDRLRQMGVVPIINENDTVVTGEINFGDNDRLAAIVAHLTSADALILLSDVDGLYDKNPTDPTARFIAEVKDGNDLADVVAGDGGRVGTGGMASKVSAARLASRSGIPVLLTSAANIAEAVGEARVGTVFHPKSSRLTAWKFWALYAADVSGTIRVDEGAMKAVTAGGNSLLAVGITDFSGEFHPGDIVEIHGPKGQMIGRGEVNYDSHTLAGMLGRHSGDLPADQQRPVVHADYLSNYASRA, encoded by the coding sequence GTGCGTGCGCGCATCGCGCGGGCAAAAAAGATCGTGGTCAAGATTGGCTCATCCAGCCTGACCGGTGATGACTTTTGGATCCAGCCGGATCGTATTGACGCCTTCGTCGACGCCCTCCAGGCGCGCATGGGGCGCGGCAGTGACGTGCTGGTGGTCTCCTCCGGTGCTGTCGCCGCGGGCATGGCCCCCTTGGGTATGAAAGCACGCCCCCAGGATCTGGCCAACAAGCAGGCCACCGCCGCAGTGGGGCAGGTGTTTTTGGCCAACGAGTGGGGGCGCAGCTTCGCGCGCTATGACAAAGTCATCGGCCAGGTGTTGCTCACCGCCGCCGATGCCGGTAATCGCACCCGCGCCCGCAACGCACAACGCACCATCGACCGCCTGCGCCAGATGGGTGTGGTGCCCATCATTAACGAAAACGACACGGTGGTCACCGGCGAAATCAACTTCGGCGACAACGACCGACTAGCGGCCATCGTTGCCCACCTCACCAGCGCCGACGCGCTGATCCTGCTATCGGATGTTGACGGTTTATACGACAAAAACCCCACCGATCCGACTGCCCGCTTTATCGCCGAAGTCAAAGACGGCAATGATCTGGCCGATGTGGTCGCCGGTGATGGTGGCAGGGTTGGTACTGGCGGGATGGCCAGTAAGGTCTCTGCTGCACGGCTGGCCAGCCGCTCCGGCATTCCCGTGCTATTGACCTCGGCGGCGAATATCGCCGAAGCCGTCGGCGAGGCCCGCGTCGGCACCGTATTCCACCCGAAAAGCAGCCGACTGACCGCCTGGAAGTTCTGGGCGTTGTATGCGGCCGACGTCTCCGGCACCATTCGCGTGGATGAGGGCGCGATGAAGGCCGTGACTGCCGGCGGCAACAGCCTTCTGGCAGTAGGTATCACCGACTTCTCCGGTGAATTCCACCCGGGCGACATCGTTGAGATCCACGGTCCCAAAGGCCAAATGATTGGCCGTGGCGAGGTCAACTACGACTCCCACACCCTGGCCGGAATGCTTGGCCGCCACTCCGGGGACCTACCAGCAGACCAACAACGCCCGGTAGTCCACGCCGACTATTTGTCGAATTACGCCAGCCGCGCCTAA